The sequence below is a genomic window from Acetobacter vaccinii.
AAATAAAACTCATGCGGCCCAGGCGTGGCCTTACGCCTTCTTGCAGCAAGGTATCCAGCGCGTAGGCTCCGCAGGGTTCGTTACCGTGCATGATAGCCGTAACAACCGCATGCGGGCCGGGCTGGCCGCTCTCAAAATGCTGTACGCCTGCAATGCCGCAGTTGCCACTCTGCCAGGGAGTCAGATCGGGGAGGGGATATTCCGTCAGGGCTGTGGGCAGCGCAACAGGCTGGGGGGGCAATGTGTCGGACAGGGTGCGGAAGCGGATGTGCTTCTGCCTCCATTTCTGACGTTTTGCCCCACAACTCATGCAGGCCCCGCGGGACGGAGGTTCTGTGTCCGTGGGACAGAGTATCGGTGGGGGAAACAGCCGGGTTGCATGGTGCCCCAGTATGCGGCGGGCTGGGGGAGGCTGCAATCCCCCCTCTGGGGGTGTGTTTTAGCTCTGCCGGTTGGTGCGGGTGCGGGGGGCGCCTGCCTTGGCTGTGGGGGTGGGCAAAGCCTGTTCGGGGGTCAGGATTCGCAGGCGGGTATTGGTGCCACTTTCAATCCCGCGCAGGTTGTTGCGTTCGTTAGGTGCACAGAGTGTCAGTGCTGAGCCCTTTTGCCCGCCACGTCCTGTGCGGCCAATGCGGTGCAGGTAGGTTTCGGGCTGGTTTGGCACGTCGTAGTTGATCACCTGCGCGACGGAGGCAATGTCGAGCCCACGGGCGGCAACATCGGTTGCCACCAGCACATACACGCGGCCGGAGGCAAAGCTGGCCAGCGTGCTGGTGCGCTTGTCCTGTGTCAGGTCGGCATGCAGGGGGGCAGCAGCCAGCCCGGCTTTTTTAAGGGTGCTGGCCAGCACGTCTGCCTCTGATTTGGTGCGGACAAACACAATGCTGCGCAGCCGAGGGGCGCGGGAGAAAAAGTTTTTCACAAAAGGCAGCTTCGCGTCGTCATCCATGAACAGGGCTGCCTGCCGAATCGGCCCCTGCCGGGTTGGCAGGCGGTCGATGGTAATATCCTGCGGCTTGTGCAGCAGGGCTGACAGCAACGGCTGCTGGTCCTGGGGGCGCGTGGCGGAGAAAACAAGCGTTTGCAGGGGCTTGGGCAGATGGTCCAGCACGGTCGATGTTTCGTCCAGGAACTCGGCGGACAGCAGGCGGTCGCCTTCGTCCAGAACCAGATGGGCGCAGTCATCCAAAATACACAGCCCTGCTATTAACAGGTCGAGCAGGCGCCCCGGTGTGGCAATAATCACGCGGCTTGTGTGGTCATGTCCTGCCAGCAGGTCTGCCTGCTCAGTTTTGTCCATACCACCCAGAATGGAAATGACGGGTAATGACGCAGGTTGACCTTTGATGGGGTTGGCCATGCAGGCGTTAAAAACCTTGGCGGTCTGGAGTACCAGGTCACGTGTGGGCTGGAGCACCAGAACACACCGGGGTTTGCGCGCAGCCTGGAGTTTCTGGATCAGGGGCAGGGCATAGGCGGCGGTTTTACCTGTGCCTGTGGGGGCCGTTGCAAGAATGTCCCGCCCGTCCAGAATAGCCGGGATGGCAGCCTGCTGGATGGGGGTGGGTTCAAGCAGGCCCGCCTGTTTTGCCTGTGCGCACAGGGCGGCAGAGAGGCCTGTGTTTTCGAAACCACCGGACATAGTGTTGCCTTTCTCGTGGGGGAAAAGGTGGAAGGCCTTGCACACACGCTCTTGTGTCTGCAAGGACATAAAAAATATGCGGCGCCAAGCTGGCCCGCATGTGGGGTGTAGCAAAGGAAGGCGCGTGATGACGAGCGCAGTCTATGCCGGAACGGTAGCGGGTTCAAACACGGTGGCCGACACTGTGCAATGCGCGGCGTTTGTGGTGGGGGAAGATTTTGCGGGCATGCGCTCGCAGGCGCTGGGCCTGGCCGAGCGTGCGGGCTGGCGCAGCACGTTCTGCCCAGTCAGACCAGACCGGATTGCCCGGCTGGCGCTGGGCGGGCCTGCCTGGCTTGGCCGCCCGTTCCTGCGTGGGCATGACGGCAAGGCGCTGGAGGACAGCCCCGACCTGGCACAATCGGCTGTTGTTATTAGCGTAGGCGGTAAGGGTGGGGCTATGGGGGCTGCCCTGCGGTCTTCCCGGCACCCGGTTGTGCAGGTACAGAACCCACGGCAGAACCTCTCCCGGTTTGATCTGATCGTGGCGTGCCGGCATGACGACCTGAGTGGCCCTAATATTCTTGTCGGACGCACGGCCGTGCACGGGCTGACAGAGCCTTGCCTGCGGGCGGCGCGTCAGGTGTGGCAGCCGCGTTTTGAGCATCTGCCAAGGCCGCTTGTGGCGGCTCTGGTTGGAGGTGGCAACGGGCGTTATCGCTTTACGGATGCCGAAGCCCACAGGCTGGGGCAGGTGCTGGTCAACACTGTAAAGGCGGAGGGGGGGAGTTTGATTGTCACCCCCTCGCGCCGGACACAGCCTTCGGCGCTGAAAATTCTGGCGGGCTATGTGCAGCAGGTGAATGGCGTTCTGTGGGATGGCGAGGGCGAAAACCCCTATGTCGGCCTTATTGCCTGTGCCGATAGTCTGGTGGTGACCATGGATAGTGTGTCCATGGTGTCGGAAGCTGTGGCGGGGGAAGCCCCGGTGACCGTTTTCCCCCTGCCTGGCCGGTCCCACCGGATCAGCCATTTTATTGAGGAGCTGGAACTGGCTGAGCGTGTGCGTGTGCTGGACAGCACGGCTGACCGCTTGCCCAGGTCATGGGGTGTCAGGCCGCTGGATGATACGCCAGAGCTGGTGGGGGAAATGCATCGCAGGCTGGGGTTCTAAGGCTCAGGCCTTAGACCCAGATTGCTCCCAGCAAAACCAGCGTGCCCACAATCAGGGCGGCAACATGCCGCATGACATGCTCTGGCGTGTCCTGCGGCAGTGCGATGTAGAACAGCAGACAGTACGTTACCAAACCCACGCCAATGACGGCGCTGAGGGTGCGGATAATCGGGTAGGTTGAAATGTCGCGCGGGTCGAACTGCATGGCCTGTCCTGTTGCTGCTCCCCCCGGCGCGTCTGCGTGTCAGCCTTCTACGAAGGCTGATGCCGGATAGCCCTGTGCGAAGAGTGCCGCCCGTAGGGAGGAGTGGTTGATCTGGCTTGCGATACTGTGGCGTACAACCGGCTTGGCATGGAAGGCCAGCCCAAGCCCTGCCGCACCCAGCATGGGCAGGTCGTTAGCGCCGTCACCAATGGCAAGAGCGGCTGAAACGGGCAGTTTCAGGCTGTCCGCCAGCGTGTTGAGCAGGCGCAGTTTTGTGTCGGGCCCCAGAACAGGCTGCTCTACGGTGCCTGTCAGGGTTGCGCTGTCGTCGCTCAGGTGCAGTGTGTTGGCGTGGTGTTCATCAAAGCCGCACAGCGCGCCGACACGGGCGGTAAAATATGTAAACCCGCCTGATACCAGCGCTGTTCTGGCACCATGCGCCTTCATGGTGCGGACCAGTGCAACTGCCCCTGTGTTCAGGGTAACATCGGCCCAGGCCTGCTCCAGCAGGGTGGCGGGCAAACCCCGCAACAGGGCGACCCGTTCGTTGAGGGAACTGGCAAAATCCAGCTCTCCATTCATGGAGCGGGCGGTAATGGCCGCAACCTTGTCCCCCAGACCGGCAAGCCGGGCCATGTCGTCCAGCGTTTCGTTGGCGACAATGGTGCTGTCCATGTCGGACACCAGCAGCATTTTGCGCCGACCTTCTACCGAGGTCAGAATGGGGTCCACCTGCTGGGTACCCAGCGCCTCGCGCAGGTCGGGCAGTCTGTCCCATGCTGTGGCGGGGCAGGGAATATCCACAGCCTCGCCAGCAGACAGAACGGTGGCCTCTCCCATGCCGGAAACAATGTCCCGGGCAAGGGCGATGGTCGAGGGGGTGAGAACTGTTGCCTCGCGCTGGGCAACAAGGGTCAGAACAAGGCTCGTCATGGCTGGGTGGTGTGTGGCAGGAAAGCGGGCATGAAGCAAGAAGAACACAGCATGCAGGCAGAGGCCAGGGCCATGGTGGGCCACAGCGGCAGGCAGCCCGTGGCCCTGATTGTGGCCGGGCCAACCTGTTCGGGCAAATCCGCATTGGCGCTGGAGGTGGCGGCACGGCTACCGGCAACCATTATCAATGCGGATTCCATGCAGGTCTATCAGGACCTGCGTGTGCTGACGGCCCGCCCGACCGAGGCGGAGGAGCGCGCAGTGCCGCACCGCCTGTATGGTGTGTTGCCAGCCGGGCAGACCGGTAGCGTGGCGTGGTGGCGGACACAGGCGCTGGCCGCCATGGAGGACGCATGGCAGGCCGGGCGGCTGCCTGTTTTGTGTGGTGGCACCGGGCTGTATATGCGCGCACTCACCCACGGGCTGGCGTTGATTCCTGAGTGCCCGGACGACATTCGTCTGGCCGCGCGCGATCTGGTCGCACAGGACGGCTCCGCCGCCGTGCACGCGCGTTTGCAGGTGCTGGACCCGGAGAGTGCAGCCCGCCTGAAGCCGGAGGACAGCCAGCGCGTTACGCGTGCGTGGGAGGTCTGGCATGCAACAGGCAAAGGGATGAGCTGGTGGCAGGCCCAGCCAGGCCTGCCTGCGGCGGACTGTCGGTTTGTGGCGGTGCGTCTGGCACCGGAGCGGCCTATTCTGCGTGAGCGCATTGCCCGTAGATTCGCAGCCATGCTGGCAGGCGGTGCGGTGGAGGAAGTGCAGGCTCTGCTTGCCCAGGGGCTGGACCCGGCTCTGCCCGCCATGCGCGCCCATGGTGTGCCGGAACTTGCCGCGATGCTGGCTGGTGTTATAACAAGGGCCGAAGCCGAGCAGCGTGCCGTCCTGGCCACGGGCCGTTACACCAAGCGGCAGGCAACATGGTTTGCCCACCATGATCTGACAGAAAATGGGCTTACTAAAATAGTCAGCACATATTTCGACACGGATACGCAATTTTCGGAAAGAAACATGGACGATATTATATCTTTTATTGTTTCTGGGATTGACGCCCCACCGGGCAGGGCATAAACATCCCGCTACTCCCACCTCCGGGAAAAGAGGATACCATGACACTCAAGACTACCCACGCTCCCTCGGACGCACAGACAGACGCAACCCTTGCGGGTGCGGAAGTGCTTATGCGCGCTCTGGTCGAGCAGGGGGTCGAGGTTATTTTCGGCTATCCCGGCGGCGCGGTCCTGCCTATTTATGATGCGCTGTTTAAGCAGGACAGCATCCGCCACGTGCTGGTCCGGCATGAGCAGGCCGCCGTGCATGCGGCCGAGGCCTATGCGCGCTCCACCGGCAAGGTGGGTGTGGTGCTGGTCACCAGTGGGCCGGGTGCCACCAATGCCGTGACAGGCCTGTTGGATGCCATGATGGATTCCGTGCCGCTGGTGTGCCTGTCCGGGCAGGTGCCCACAGCCCTGATCGGGAATGATGCGTTTCAGGAAGCTGATACAACAGGCATTACCCGCCCCGTCACAAAGTACAATTATCTTGTGCGTCGGCCGGAAGATCTGGCCCCTGCGGTGCATGAAGCCTTTGCCATTGCGCGCTCTGGCCGCCCCGGCCCGGTGCTGATCGACCTGCCCAAGAATATTACCGTAGGCCCGGCTCCCTATGTGGCGGCCAAGGATGTTGTGGCCCGCACAGGCAAGATCCGCACCCAGCCCGACCGTGCGGCAGTGGCCCGTGCCGTTGCTGTCATGAAGGCGGCGCGCCGCCCGCTATTTTATATTGGCGGCGGCATCATCAACTCCGGCCCGCAGGCGAGCGAAGCCCTGCGTGCGCTGGTTGATGTCACGGGCTTTCCCATTACCTCAACCCTGATGGGGCTTGGTGCGTTTCCGGGTACGGATGGGCGTTTTCTGGGCATGCTGGGCATGCACGGCACGTATGAGGCCAATCTGGCCACCCATGGGTGCGATGTGCTGATCGCACTGGGCAGTCGTTTTGATGACCGGGTGACCGGCCGCGTCAATGCGTTCTCTCCCGGTTCCTTCAAGATCCATGTCGATATTGACCCCTCCCAGATCAACAAAATCATCCATGTGGATGAAGCGATCGTGGGTGACGTGGGGGAAACCATCGCGCTGATGATCGAGGAATGGCAGGCCCAGCCCGCGCAGGACCGTGCGGAAGACCTGGCCGCCTGGTGGGCGCAGATCGAAGGCTGGCGTGCGCTGGACTGCCTGCGCTTTACCCAGAACCCGCAGCCTGATGCCGTTATCAAGCCGCAGCAGGCCATCAGCCGGATTTACGAACTGTCGCGTGCGACAGGGCGGGAGACCTATGTCTCGACCGAAGTGGGCCAGCACCAGATGTGGGCCGCCCAGTTCTTCCGTTTTGATACTCCCGGCCGGTGGCTGACATCGGGTGGTCTGGGCACGATGGGCTATGGTCTGCCTGCCGCTGTTGGCGCGCAGGTGGCACATCCCGATGCTCTGGTGATGGATATTGCGGGCGAAGCCTCAACCCTGATGAATATTCAGGAACTGGGGACGATTGCCCAGTACCGCCTGCCGGTCAAAATCTTCATCATCAACAACCATTACATGGGCATGGTGCGCCAGTGGCAGGAACTGCTGCACGGGTCGCGCTATTCCGAAAGCTACAGCGACGCCCTGCCGGATTTTGTAAAGCTGGCAGAAAGCTTCCACGCCCGTGGCCTGCGTGTCACCCGGCTGGATGAGTTGGATGACACCATCCGTCAGGCGCTGGAGCATGACGGTCCGGTCATGGTTGATATCTGCGTGGCGGAGGGGGAAAACTGCTTCCCCATGATCCCGTCTGGCGCGGCACATAATGAAATGATCCTGGGCCCGGAGCAGGAAGAAAGCGGGGCGCAGGTCAGCACGGAAGGGCGGATGCTGGTCTGAGACAGGCCCATGACGGGCTTGATCCTCTTTTTTCCGTTTCCGGTCTGATTTCAGGGAATCTGGCAATGCAGCATGAAGTTTCCGGCTCTGCCGTCATCTCGCTTCTGGTGGACAATGAAAGCGGCGCGCTCGCCCGTATTGTCGAACTGTTTTCGGGCAGGGGTTACAATATCCAGAGCCTGACCGTGGCCCCGGTGGATGAGTGGAACCTGACATCCCGCGTTAATATCGTGACATCGGGCACCCCGTCGGCACTCCGGCAGGTCAAGGTGCAGATCGAGCGCCTTGTGCCGGTGTCACGCGTGGTCAACCTGACAGCCGAAGGCCCGTGCGTTGCGCGGGAAATGGCGCTGGTGAAGGTTGTGTCCTCTGGTGAAATGCGCACCGAAGCTCTGCGCATTGCCGAGGCCTTCAGGGCGCGGGCGGTGGATACCACAGCCCAGTCCTTTGTTTTTGAACTGACCGGCTCAAGCGACAAGCTGGACAGTTTCATAGACCTGATGCGTCCGCTTGGTCTGGCGGAGGTTTCACGCACGGGCGTGGCTTCCATCTGCCGGGGACCGCAGACAATTCAGAACTTCTGAAGTATAGAGCAAGCATCAACGCCGGGGACTGTCCCCGGCCACAGAGAGAATTGGAGAATGGCTATGCGCGTGTATTACGATCGTGACGCCGATGTGAATCTGATCAAGAGCAAAAAGGTTGCGGTTATCGGTTATGGCAGCCAGGGCCATGCCCATGCCAACAACCTGAAGGACAGCGGCGTTACGGATATCGTAATCGGCCTGCGCGAAGGCTCCACCGCAGTAGAAAAGGCCCGCAACGCAGGCTTTACCGTTATGACCCCCGACCAGGCTGCTGCCTGGGCCGATGTGGTCATGGTGCTGACCCCCGATGAAGGCCAGGGCGCTCTCTACAAGGAATCGCTGGAAAAGAACCTGAAGCAGGGTGCCGCTCTGGCATTTGCCCATGGCCTGTCCATCCACTTCCGCCTGATCGAAGCCCGCCCCGACCTGGACGTGTTCCTGATTGCTCCCAAGGGCCCCGGCCACACTGTGCGTTCCGAATACCAGCGTGGCGGCGGCGTGCCCTGCCTGGTGGCTATCGCTCAGGACAAGTCCGGCAAGGCTCTGGACATTGCTCTGTCCTATGCGTCCGCCATTGGTGGTGGCCGTGCAGGCACGATCGAAACCTCCTTCAAGGAAGAAGTGGAAACCGATCTGTTTGGTGAGCAGGCCGTGCTGTGCGGTGGTCTGGTCGAGCTGATCCGCGCTGGTTTCGAAACCCTGGTCGAAGGCGGCTACGCCCCGGAAATGGCCTACTTCGAATGCCTGCACGAAATGAAGCTGATCGTGGACCTGATCTACGAAGGCGGTATTGCCAACATGAACTACTCCATCTCCAACACCGCGGAGTATGGTGAGTACGTGTCCGGCCCGCGCGTGATCACGGCGGAAAGCAAGAAGGCCATGAAGGACATCCTGACGGATATCCAGAACGGCACCTTCGTGCGCAACTTCGTTGTCGAAAACCAGTCCGGCAACGTGTTCTTCAAAGCAACCCGCGCCCGCAACGACGCCCACCAGATCGAAGCTGTTGGCGACAAGCTGCGTAGCATGATGCCGTGGATCTCCAAGTCCCGCCTCGTGGACAAGACCCGCAACTAAGCGCGTCGTCTGGTCGGCCCTTCGGGGCCGCCCTTGCCGCAAGGCTGCCAATGGCTCCCCCATGCAGATGGGGGAGCCATTGGTGTTTATGGGGTCTGCAAAGGGGAGGTCAGCGGATCATCCGGCGGATCACGCTCATGAGTTCATCCAGCGACTCCGCACCGCCATTGTCCTGCACGGCCCGGCGCACACAGCCCTGGGCATGGGTGTTCAGGATCTGGATGCTGACAGCATCAATGGCCGAACGCACGGCGGAAAGCTGGGTCAGAATATCCACGCAATAGCGGTCGTCGCGCACCATGCTGGCAATACCGCCAACCTGCCCTTCAATCCGGCGCAGGCGGTTGAGCAGGGCTGCCTTGTCAGGCTGCACGACCTGCCTGTCCTTGGTGGGGTCATCGGGCTGCGTGCCGTCATTGCAGGCGGTGCACCCCGCAGGGCTGTGAGAACTGTCTGTCATACTGCACTGGTTGTAGAACACACCTGCGGGCATGACAAAGAAAGCCCTGCTGCGCTCTAAGCCTGTTTTTCCGTCCTATGGCTGGAACAAACGGCCTCCGCTGTGCCGTAGGGCGGAGGCCTTTAAAAAGCGGCTGTTTTGGTCTTGCTGTTTCAGCCTAGTACCAGGCGCGCAGGCCGAAGGTAAAACGCACATCATCTCTGGTGCTGGTTTGTGGCCGCCATCCATGACCTGCATGACCCATCCCTCCACCATACTGCCCGGAATAGGTCACCGCTATGTAGGGTGCGAGATTGCGGATGAACTCATAGCGCAGCCGCAGCCCCATGTCGGCATCAGACAGGCCCTGTGACACACCACGCGCCGGGTCTGCGCTGGAATAGAAGTTCAATTCGGCCTGAGGCTGCAGGATCAGCCTGTTGGTAATCAGCAGGTCGTAGGACCCCTCCAGCTTACCCGCGACCCCTTGGGCGTTGAAGTAGGCGGTGGCTGAGACATCGAAGAAATAAAGGGCAAGCCCCTGTATGCCTACCGCCCCCCAGGCACGGGCCGGGCCGCTATCCAGGTCCAGCCGGACCCCGGCCTGTGCATCAAAATAGGTGGAAATGGCGTGGTCATAAAAGGCCTCGTGGTCTCCATCGCTAAAGCGTCCCTGACCATTCATGGTGCCTTCGGACTTCAGCCATAGCTTGTCATGGTCGGTGCCATACCAGGCTTGGCCCGAGTATCGGAACTGGCTGTCACCTTGGCTGTAACGGCCTTCAAACTGCTCCAAAATGGCATGCAGATAAGTGCCGTGGTCCATGACCGGGGGCATGTCATGTTTGTAACGGATATGCGGTATGGCTGGCGGGGTTGCAGGCCAGCGACTGCTGGGGCTGAGCGGTGGCAGAGGTGTGGGCGTCGTGGTGGGCGTGCTGGTGGAGGGGGCACTGTGCGGGTGTGCTGCTGCGGGGTGTGTCTCCTCCATGTCATCCATATCCATATCGTCCATGTCCTCCATACCTGCCATGGCATGGGGCTGGGTTTTATGGGTGGGCTGTGCGCTGGCAGCCATGGGCGGCAGGCAGAGGGCTGCCAGCATTATGGTGCGCAGGGTCAGGCTATGGGTCATCATGACACCACCACT
It includes:
- a CDS encoding DEAD/DEAH box helicase, with product MSGGFENTGLSAALCAQAKQAGLLEPTPIQQAAIPAILDGRDILATAPTGTGKTAAYALPLIQKLQAARKPRCVLVLQPTRDLVLQTAKVFNACMANPIKGQPASLPVISILGGMDKTEQADLLAGHDHTSRVIIATPGRLLDLLIAGLCILDDCAHLVLDEGDRLLSAEFLDETSTVLDHLPKPLQTLVFSATRPQDQQPLLSALLHKPQDITIDRLPTRQGPIRQAALFMDDDAKLPFVKNFFSRAPRLRSIVFVRTKSEADVLASTLKKAGLAAAPLHADLTQDKRTSTLASFASGRVYVLVATDVAARGLDIASVAQVINYDVPNQPETYLHRIGRTGRGGQKGSALTLCAPNERNNLRGIESGTNTRLRILTPEQALPTPTAKAGAPRTRTNRQS
- a CDS encoding mitochondrial fission ELM1 family protein, with translation MTSAVYAGTVAGSNTVADTVQCAAFVVGEDFAGMRSQALGLAERAGWRSTFCPVRPDRIARLALGGPAWLGRPFLRGHDGKALEDSPDLAQSAVVISVGGKGGAMGAALRSSRHPVVQVQNPRQNLSRFDLIVACRHDDLSGPNILVGRTAVHGLTEPCLRAARQVWQPRFEHLPRPLVAALVGGGNGRYRFTDAEAHRLGQVLVNTVKAEGGSLIVTPSRRTQPSALKILAGYVQQVNGVLWDGEGENPYVGLIACADSLVVTMDSVSMVSEAVAGEAPVTVFPLPGRSHRISHFIEELELAERVRVLDSTADRLPRSWGVRPLDDTPELVGEMHRRLGF
- the serB gene encoding phosphoserine phosphatase SerB — translated: MTSLVLTLVAQREATVLTPSTIALARDIVSGMGEATVLSAGEAVDIPCPATAWDRLPDLREALGTQQVDPILTSVEGRRKMLLVSDMDSTIVANETLDDMARLAGLGDKVAAITARSMNGELDFASSLNERVALLRGLPATLLEQAWADVTLNTGAVALVRTMKAHGARTALVSGGFTYFTARVGALCGFDEHHANTLHLSDDSATLTGTVEQPVLGPDTKLRLLNTLADSLKLPVSAALAIGDGANDLPMLGAAGLGLAFHAKPVVRHSIASQINHSSLRAALFAQGYPASAFVEG
- the miaA gene encoding tRNA (adenosine(37)-N6)-dimethylallyltransferase MiaA, whose product is MKQEEHSMQAEARAMVGHSGRQPVALIVAGPTCSGKSALALEVAARLPATIINADSMQVYQDLRVLTARPTEAEERAVPHRLYGVLPAGQTGSVAWWRTQALAAMEDAWQAGRLPVLCGGTGLYMRALTHGLALIPECPDDIRLAARDLVAQDGSAAVHARLQVLDPESAARLKPEDSQRVTRAWEVWHATGKGMSWWQAQPGLPAADCRFVAVRLAPERPILRERIARRFAAMLAGGAVEEVQALLAQGLDPALPAMRAHGVPELAAMLAGVITRAEAEQRAVLATGRYTKRQATWFAHHDLTENGLTKIVSTYFDTDTQFSERNMDDIISFIVSGIDAPPGRA
- the ilvB gene encoding biosynthetic-type acetolactate synthase large subunit → MTLKTTHAPSDAQTDATLAGAEVLMRALVEQGVEVIFGYPGGAVLPIYDALFKQDSIRHVLVRHEQAAVHAAEAYARSTGKVGVVLVTSGPGATNAVTGLLDAMMDSVPLVCLSGQVPTALIGNDAFQEADTTGITRPVTKYNYLVRRPEDLAPAVHEAFAIARSGRPGPVLIDLPKNITVGPAPYVAAKDVVARTGKIRTQPDRAAVARAVAVMKAARRPLFYIGGGIINSGPQASEALRALVDVTGFPITSTLMGLGAFPGTDGRFLGMLGMHGTYEANLATHGCDVLIALGSRFDDRVTGRVNAFSPGSFKIHVDIDPSQINKIIHVDEAIVGDVGETIALMIEEWQAQPAQDRAEDLAAWWAQIEGWRALDCLRFTQNPQPDAVIKPQQAISRIYELSRATGRETYVSTEVGQHQMWAAQFFRFDTPGRWLTSGGLGTMGYGLPAAVGAQVAHPDALVMDIAGEASTLMNIQELGTIAQYRLPVKIFIINNHYMGMVRQWQELLHGSRYSESYSDALPDFVKLAESFHARGLRVTRLDELDDTIRQALEHDGPVMVDICVAEGENCFPMIPSGAAHNEMILGPEQEESGAQVSTEGRMLV
- the ilvN gene encoding acetolactate synthase small subunit, producing MQHEVSGSAVISLLVDNESGALARIVELFSGRGYNIQSLTVAPVDEWNLTSRVNIVTSGTPSALRQVKVQIERLVPVSRVVNLTAEGPCVAREMALVKVVSSGEMRTEALRIAEAFRARAVDTTAQSFVFELTGSSDKLDSFIDLMRPLGLAEVSRTGVASICRGPQTIQNF
- the ilvC gene encoding ketol-acid reductoisomerase, with amino-acid sequence MRVYYDRDADVNLIKSKKVAVIGYGSQGHAHANNLKDSGVTDIVIGLREGSTAVEKARNAGFTVMTPDQAAAWADVVMVLTPDEGQGALYKESLEKNLKQGAALAFAHGLSIHFRLIEARPDLDVFLIAPKGPGHTVRSEYQRGGGVPCLVAIAQDKSGKALDIALSYASAIGGGRAGTIETSFKEEVETDLFGEQAVLCGGLVELIRAGFETLVEGGYAPEMAYFECLHEMKLIVDLIYEGGIANMNYSISNTAEYGEYVSGPRVITAESKKAMKDILTDIQNGTFVRNFVVENQSGNVFFKATRARNDAHQIEAVGDKLRSMMPWISKSRLVDKTRN
- a CDS encoding metal-sensitive transcriptional regulator yields the protein MPAGVFYNQCSMTDSSHSPAGCTACNDGTQPDDPTKDRQVVQPDKAALLNRLRRIEGQVGGIASMVRDDRYCVDILTQLSAVRSAIDAVSIQILNTHAQGCVRRAVQDNGGAESLDELMSVIRRMIR
- a CDS encoding copper resistance protein B → MMTHSLTLRTIMLAALCLPPMAASAQPTHKTQPHAMAGMEDMDDMDMDDMEETHPAAAHPHSAPSTSTPTTTPTPLPPLSPSSRWPATPPAIPHIRYKHDMPPVMDHGTYLHAILEQFEGRYSQGDSQFRYSGQAWYGTDHDKLWLKSEGTMNGQGRFSDGDHEAFYDHAISTYFDAQAGVRLDLDSGPARAWGAVGIQGLALYFFDVSATAYFNAQGVAGKLEGSYDLLITNRLILQPQAELNFYSSADPARGVSQGLSDADMGLRLRYEFIRNLAPYIAVTYSGQYGGGMGHAGHGWRPQTSTRDDVRFTFGLRAWY